From Methanococcus maripaludis, the proteins below share one genomic window:
- a CDS encoding ATP-binding cassette domain-containing protein — protein MAILETRDLKYSYPDGTVALNGINFKAEKGEMIAILGPNGAGKSTTFLHFNGILKPSHGNVLLKGEPIKYDNKSLLNVRKTVGIVFQNPDDQLFAPTVEQDVAFGPMNLGLSKEGIEKRVKDSLKAVSMEGFERKPPHHLSGGQKKRIAIAGILAMNPEIIVLDEPTSGLDPMGASQIMKLLYELNRQGITIIISTHDVDLVPIYANKVYLLNEGRIIKGGTPREIFSDSETVRSANLRLPRVAHLIELLDKEDKLGIKMGYTIGEARNNIKEFIKGE, from the coding sequence ATGGCGATTTTGGAAACAAGAGATTTAAAGTATTCTTATCCTGATGGAACTGTCGCACTTAACGGGATTAATTTTAAAGCCGAAAAGGGCGAAATGATCGCAATTTTAGGCCCCAATGGTGCTGGAAAATCCACTACATTTCTTCATTTTAACGGAATATTAAAACCAAGTCACGGCAACGTACTTTTAAAAGGCGAACCAATAAAATACGACAACAAATCGCTTTTAAATGTCAGAAAAACTGTTGGAATCGTATTCCAAAATCCTGACGACCAGCTTTTTGCACCCACAGTTGAGCAGGATGTTGCTTTTGGACCCATGAATCTCGGACTTTCAAAAGAGGGAATTGAAAAAAGAGTAAAAGATTCATTAAAAGCGGTCTCTATGGAAGGCTTTGAGAGAAAACCACCGCATCATTTAAGTGGTGGCCAGAAAAAAAGAATTGCAATTGCAGGGATTTTGGCAATGAACCCGGAAATTATTGTTCTTGATGAACCAACTTCAGGACTCGACCCGATGGGTGCATCCCAAATCATGAAATTGCTCTACGAGTTAAACAGGCAGGGAATAACCATAATCATATCTACCCACGATGTAGATTTAGTTCCAATATATGCAAATAAAGTTTATTTGTTAAATGAAGGAAGAATTATCAAAGGCGGGACTCCAAGGGAAATTTTCAGTGACTCTGAAACAGTTAGAAGTGCAAATTTAAGGCTTCCAAGGGTCGCACATTTAATAGAACTTTTAGACAAAGAAGACAAACTGGGAATAAAAATGGGCTATACCATTGGAGAAGCAAGAAATAATATTAAAGAGTTTATAAAGGGGGAATAA
- a CDS encoding energy-coupling factor ABC transporter substrate-binding protein, translating to MEFKHVLMILGVIILTLAPLIMYSGLGEDEGYFGGADGAAGDLIMEISPNYEPWFEPFWEPPSGEIESLLFALQAAIGAIIIGYFFGYNKAKYDAKNQ from the coding sequence ATGGAATTTAAACACGTCTTGATGATTCTTGGAGTTATAATTCTTACATTAGCACCTTTGATCATGTATTCGGGCCTTGGTGAAGATGAAGGCTACTTCGGTGGTGCAGATGGTGCTGCTGGAGATTTGATCATGGAAATCAGTCCAAATTACGAACCATGGTTTGAACCATTCTGGGAACCTCCAAGTGGGGAAATTGAAAGCCTATTATTTGCGCTTCAAGCTGCAATAGGTGCTATAATTATAGGATACTTCTTTGGCTACAACAAAGCCAAATATGATGCCAAAAACCAGTAA
- a CDS encoding mechanosensitive ion channel family protein, translating into MMISLMGYSMSINLILILKAILILVLGYFAVRIVSSILENGAKKSKIPELVSEFVIKLFSAILYVFVILLAVGVFGVETGPIILGLSASLGLILGFGLQDTLTNLTSGLWIAVMKPLDKDETVQIGGITGKIVEVGIMATKLLTPDNVVITIPNKLVWGSPITNYTRMDLRRVDVAVGVSYGENLDNALSKALELISEHPKVLKDPAPAVVVTGLGESSVDLQLRAWTKTGDYWGVKGDLTKGIYEKYGKEGIEIPFPQMDVHIHKY; encoded by the coding sequence ATGATGATTTCGTTAATGGGCTACAGCATGTCTATAAACCTGATTTTAATATTAAAAGCAATTTTGATACTAGTTTTAGGGTATTTTGCTGTAAGAATTGTTTCTAGTATTTTAGAAAATGGTGCTAAAAAAAGCAAGATTCCAGAACTTGTATCTGAGTTTGTTATCAAGCTATTCAGTGCGATACTCTATGTATTTGTAATATTGCTTGCCGTAGGGGTTTTTGGTGTTGAAACAGGGCCAATAATTTTGGGGCTTTCTGCATCACTTGGTTTAATTTTGGGTTTTGGTCTTCAGGACACACTTACAAATTTAACTTCAGGCCTTTGGATTGCAGTTATGAAACCCCTTGACAAAGATGAAACTGTTCAAATAGGCGGAATAACTGGAAAGATCGTAGAAGTTGGAATAATGGCAACCAAACTGTTAACGCCAGATAATGTGGTAATCACAATTCCAAATAAACTAGTTTGGGGCAGTCCTATAACCAATTACACCAGAATGGATTTAAGAAGGGTTGATGTGGCAGTTGGAGTTAGCTATGGTGAAAATTTAGACAATGCATTATCAAAAGCATTAGAACTTATTTCAGAACATCCAAAAGTATTAAAAGATCCTGCACCTGCAGTAGTTGTAACTGGTCTTGGTGAGTCTTCCGTAGATTTACAGCTTAGGGCTTGGACAAAAACTGGGGACTACTGGGGCGTAAAAGGAGATCTTACAAAAGGAATATACGAAAAATACGGAAAAGAGGGTATCGAAATTCCATTCCCACAGATGGATGTACATATCCACAAATATTAA
- the cbiQ gene encoding cobalt ECF transporter T component CbiQ encodes MTNSTLIDNIANYNKLRSVNPTLKVIFAISSLFVSIFSKNFIVPLLITLIMSFVIISIAKIPKTIYGKLLAIPIVFGIITFLMMTFLFGTDIYMSFDFFGITINLLKDGFSLGLLTFFKMLGGVSCTLFLALTTPFTELFYILKKSKMPKNMLEIAMMMYRYIFMLLEEALTMENSQKTRLGYKNLKTSYHSLGLLTGSLFIKALDKGDIIYNSLNSRGYDGNLMFFGDIAYPRTFSVVLLGVFELLLLSLNYIKIF; translated from the coding sequence ATGACGAACAGTACTTTAATCGATAACATTGCAAACTATAACAAGTTAAGGTCAGTTAATCCTACTTTAAAAGTTATTTTTGCAATTTCTTCACTGTTCGTTAGTATTTTTTCTAAAAATTTTATTGTACCTCTTTTAATCACACTTATAATGAGTTTTGTGATTATTTCTATTGCAAAAATACCTAAAACTATTTACGGAAAATTACTGGCAATTCCAATTGTTTTTGGAATTATTACGTTTTTAATGATGACTTTTTTATTTGGAACTGATATTTACATGTCATTTGATTTTTTTGGAATTACAATCAATTTACTAAAAGACGGATTTAGTCTTGGACTTTTAACATTTTTTAAAATGCTTGGTGGTGTATCCTGCACCCTATTTTTAGCACTTACAACCCCATTCACCGAATTATTCTACATCCTTAAAAAGTCCAAAATGCCAAAAAACATGCTTGAAATCGCGATGATGATGTATCGCTATATTTTTATGCTTTTAGAAGAAGCTTTAACAATGGAAAACTCGCAAAAAACAAGACTGGGCTACAAAAATCTTAAAACTTCGTACCACTCCCTTGGATTATTGACGGGAAGTTTGTTTATAAAAGCACTTGATAAGGGAGATATAATTTATAATTCACTTAATTCAAGAGGATACGATGGAAATCTAATGTTTTTTGGAGATATTGCCTATCCAAGAACCTTTTCTGTTGTACTTTTAGGAGTATTTGAATTATTATTGTTATCCCTAAATTACATTAAGATATTTTAA
- a CDS encoding MogA/MoaB family molybdenum cofactor biosynthesis protein — MHERISDVKYAVITVSDSRFNEIISGHDITDKSGDFLKDELGAKIYHLIPDNKPMLEGLIEHIIEFTDVDSIVITGGTGLSKRDITADVVKNLYEKELDGFKIVFHNLSYGEVKYSTILSRASAGLYKGKIIYSLPGSINACKTALDIIKTETGHILGHIK, encoded by the coding sequence ATGCATGAGAGAATTTCCGATGTAAAATACGCAGTAATTACTGTAAGTGACAGCCGATTTAATGAAATAATTTCAGGGCACGATATAACTGATAAATCAGGGGACTTTTTGAAAGATGAATTAGGTGCAAAAATCTACCATTTAATTCCGGACAATAAACCGATGTTGGAAGGATTAATTGAACATATTATTGAATTTACAGATGTTGATTCTATTGTAATCACGGGCGGAACAGGCCTTTCTAAAAGAGATATTACAGCTGATGTCGTAAAAAATCTGTATGAAAAAGAACTTGACGGTTTTAAAATAGTATTCCATAATTTAAGCTATGGTGAAGTAAAATACTCAACAATCCTTTCAAGAGCATCTGCTGGACTTTATAAGGGAAAAATTATCTATTCACTTCCGGGATCTATTAATGCATGTAAAACCGCACTTGACATTATTAAAACAGAAACCGGCCACATTCTTGGCCATATAAAATAA
- the cfbB gene encoding Ni-sirohydrochlorin a,c-diamide synthase, producing MKRIVIAGTSSMVGKTTISTGIMKALSKKHNVQPYKIGPDYIDPTYHTEATNNKSRNLDSFFMDEMQVRSIFKRHSKNKDINVIEGVRGLYEGISPYNDIGSTASVAKTINSPVILLMDARSLTRSASAIIKGFKSFDPNLNIKGVIFNKIRGEGHLNKLKEAVKYYDNEIEIIGAIPRDDSLSVSQRHLGLVPTPENKQELLERIDLWGETVEKCLDLEKIVELSDENFDFCVDDKNKEETLWKVEKNNLKIAVALDESFNFYYWDNFDALEENGAKLKFFSPLNDSEVPDCDTIYLGGGYPEIFSEKLSNNKSMVESIRNFDGKIYGECGGLMYLTNSIDGIEMLKLIDADAVMTPNVQGLSYVKGTFEKDCIIGKKSKEFKAHEFHYSKLININENDFSYKINRGKGIINSMDGITSKDGDIVGGYAHQHCIGNPYFAASLSKM from the coding sequence ATGAAAAGAATAGTTATTGCAGGCACCTCTTCAATGGTTGGAAAAACCACCATATCTACAGGAATAATGAAGGCACTATCCAAAAAACATAATGTACAGCCCTACAAAATTGGTCCTGATTATATAGACCCCACTTATCACACGGAAGCTACAAATAACAAATCAAGGAACCTAGATTCGTTTTTTATGGATGAAATGCAAGTTCGATCAATTTTTAAACGACATTCCAAAAATAAAGATATAAATGTTATTGAAGGAGTTCGGGGACTTTACGAGGGAATTTCACCATATAATGATATTGGAAGTACTGCATCCGTTGCAAAAACTATAAATTCACCAGTGATTTTACTGATGGATGCAAGAAGTCTTACAAGAAGTGCATCTGCAATAATTAAAGGTTTTAAATCATTTGATCCTAATTTAAATATCAAAGGGGTTATTTTCAATAAAATCAGGGGAGAAGGGCACTTAAATAAATTAAAAGAAGCTGTAAAATATTACGATAATGAAATTGAGATAATAGGCGCAATTCCTCGAGACGATAGCCTGTCTGTTTCTCAAAGACACCTTGGACTTGTTCCAACCCCTGAAAATAAACAGGAATTGCTTGAAAGAATTGATTTATGGGGGGAAACGGTTGAAAAATGCCTTGATCTTGAAAAAATCGTGGAATTAAGTGATGAAAATTTTGATTTTTGTGTTGATGATAAAAATAAAGAAGAAACCCTCTGGAAAGTTGAAAAAAATAATTTAAAAATTGCCGTTGCACTTGATGAATCATTTAATTTTTATTATTGGGACAACTTTGATGCATTAGAAGAAAACGGTGCAAAATTAAAATTCTTCAGCCCGTTAAATGATTCAGAAGTTCCAGATTGCGATACTATTTACCTTGGAGGAGGGTATCCGGAAATATTTTCCGAAAAACTTTCTAATAATAAATCCATGGTTGAATCTATAAGAAACTTTGATGGAAAAATTTACGGTGAATGTGGGGGGCTCATGTATCTTACAAATTCTATTGATGGAATAGAAATGTTAAAATTAATAGATGCGGATGCAGTAATGACTCCAAACGTTCAGGGTTTGAGTTACGTTAAAGGGACTTTTGAAAAAGATTGTATTATTGGTAAAAAATCTAAAGAATTTAAGGCACACGAATTCCATTATTCAAAACTAATAAATATTAATGAAAACGACTTTTCATATAAGATAAATAGGGGAAAAGGAATAATTAACTCCATGGATGGAATAACTTCAAAAGATGGCGATATAGTTGGAGGTTACGCTCACCAGCACTGTATTGGTAATCCTTACTTTGCAGCAAGCCTCTCAAAAATGTAA
- the hacA gene encoding homoaconitase large subunit: MTLAEKIISKNVGKNVYAKDSVEINVDIAMTHDGTTPLTVKAFEQISDKVWDNEKIVIIFDHNIPANTSKAANMQVITREFIKKQGIKNYYLDGEGICHQVLPEKGHVKPNMIIAGADSHTCTHGAFGAFATGFGATDMGYVYATGKTWLRVPETIRVKVTGENENISGKDIILKTCKEVGRRGATYMSLEYGGNAVQNLSMDERMVLSNMAIEMGGKAGIIEADDTTYRYLENAGVSREEILELKKNKITVNESEEDYYKTIEFDITDMEEQVACPHHPDNVKGVSEVEGTELNQVFIGSCTNGRLNDLRIAAKYLKGKKVSENTRLIVIPASKSIFKEALNEGLIDIFVDSGALICTPGCGPCLGAHQGVLGDGEVCLATTNRNFKGRMGNTNAQVYLSSPKIAAKSAVKGYITNE, from the coding sequence ATGACACTTGCTGAGAAAATCATTTCAAAAAATGTTGGAAAAAATGTTTACGCCAAAGATAGCGTTGAAATAAATGTAGATATTGCAATGACCCATGATGGGACTACCCCGCTTACAGTAAAAGCTTTTGAACAGATTTCGGATAAAGTTTGGGATAATGAAAAGATAGTCATTATTTTTGACCACAATATCCCTGCAAACACGTCAAAAGCTGCAAATATGCAGGTTATAACGAGAGAATTCATCAAAAAACAGGGTATTAAAAATTACTACCTCGATGGCGAAGGAATATGCCACCAAGTTCTACCTGAAAAGGGCCACGTGAAACCCAACATGATAATTGCGGGAGCTGACAGCCACACATGTACTCATGGGGCATTTGGGGCATTTGCTACAGGTTTTGGTGCAACAGACATGGGTTACGTCTATGCAACTGGAAAAACATGGCTCAGGGTTCCTGAAACTATCCGTGTAAAGGTAACTGGAGAAAACGAAAATATTTCTGGAAAAGACATTATTTTAAAAACTTGTAAGGAAGTTGGAAGACGTGGGGCTACGTACATGTCTTTAGAATACGGCGGAAATGCAGTCCAAAATCTATCCATGGATGAAAGAATGGTTTTATCAAACATGGCTATTGAAATGGGTGGAAAAGCAGGAATTATCGAAGCTGACGATACTACTTACAGATACCTTGAAAATGCGGGAGTTTCGCGTGAAGAAATTCTTGAATTGAAAAAAAATAAAATAACAGTTAACGAATCCGAAGAAGACTACTACAAAACAATTGAATTTGACATAACAGATATGGAAGAACAGGTTGCATGTCCCCACCACCCTGATAACGTAAAAGGAGTTTCAGAAGTGGAAGGAACAGAATTAAACCAGGTATTTATCGGTTCATGTACAAACGGAAGATTAAACGACTTAAGAATTGCTGCAAAATATTTGAAAGGGAAAAAAGTCAGTGAAAACACAAGATTAATCGTGATCCCTGCTTCAAAATCAATATTTAAAGAAGCGCTAAATGAAGGATTAATTGATATTTTTGTAGATTCTGGAGCATTGATATGCACCCCAGGATGCGGACCGTGCCTTGGAGCCCACCAGGGAGTTTTAGGCGATGGAGAAGTGTGCCTTGCCACAACCAACAGGAACTTTAAAGGAAGAATGGGAAATACAAACGCACAAGTATACCTTTCTTCTCCAAAAATAGCTGCAAAATCTGCAGTTAAGGGCTACATTACAAATGAATAA
- a CDS encoding energy-coupling factor ABC transporter permease → MHIMEGFLPPMWAAFWFVLSGIVVIYGIIQLNKLINDKPEVKPTLALAGAFMFILSSLKLPSVTGSCSHPTGGGLGAIMFGPAITAVLATIVLLFQAILLAHGGLTTLGANIFSMGIMGPALGFLVFKLLKGKLNITWVVVLAAIFADWGTYATTSIQLALAYPLPDFGTALANFGTVFAVTQIPLAIMEGLLTGLIWDYIMKLRPDLLAKLGLIDPVKAEGGAE, encoded by the coding sequence GTGCACATTATGGAAGGTTTTTTACCTCCGATGTGGGCTGCATTTTGGTTTGTACTCTCCGGAATTGTTGTTATATATGGAATAATCCAGTTAAATAAATTAATAAACGACAAACCTGAAGTTAAACCTACATTAGCCCTCGCAGGAGCATTTATGTTCATATTAAGTTCGCTAAAACTTCCTTCAGTTACAGGAAGCTGTTCACACCCGACAGGTGGTGGACTCGGCGCAATTATGTTTGGTCCGGCAATTACAGCAGTACTTGCAACGATCGTATTATTGTTTCAGGCAATCTTACTTGCACACGGTGGATTAACCACATTGGGAGCAAATATATTCTCAATGGGTATTATGGGTCCAGCGCTTGGTTTTTTAGTGTTTAAATTGTTAAAAGGAAAATTAAATATCACGTGGGTTGTTGTACTCGCTGCAATATTTGCAGACTGGGGAACATACGCTACAACATCAATCCAGCTCGCATTAGCATACCCGCTACCCGATTTTGGAACGGCTCTTGCAAACTTTGGAACCGTATTTGCAGTGACACAGATTCCACTTGCAATTATGGAAGGTCTATTAACAGGACTTATCTGGGATTACATCATGAAATTGAGACCAGATCTCCTTGCAAAACTTGGTCTTATTGACCCGGTAAAAGCAGAAGGAGGTGCTGAATAA
- a CDS encoding diadenylate cyclase translates to MINNKVKSLIKHGFNLAIDISADILLIFTETGRTYEYYKDQEAIYKRARKNRSLKDFKSLKVVVTTPNEETFLKLKNESKIIPLLMTYRNDDRSSMIKQAVTNLFANNIVKKGDIVVSILGIPKVTGGTDTISIFEVNEYPQILKYYDYISSIEKTKGKVINEVLNLCMELAVEGREGTPVGSIFVIGDSDRVLKMSSQLILNPFEGHESFIFDKQVKGTVKELSTIDGAFVIGEKGEVLCAGRYISCSGGNIELPLGLGARHHAAATISKYTGAIAITISESGGVIRIFKNGEILSEIKPKKLSNTSEYSY, encoded by the coding sequence ATGATAAATAATAAAGTCAAAAGTTTAATAAAACATGGTTTCAATCTTGCAATAGATATCAGCGCAGATATTTTATTGATATTTACGGAAACTGGAAGAACTTACGAGTACTACAAAGATCAAGAAGCCATATACAAAAGGGCCAGGAAAAATAGATCATTAAAAGACTTTAAAAGTTTAAAAGTAGTTGTAACCACGCCAAACGAAGAAACTTTTTTGAAATTAAAAAATGAATCAAAAATTATACCGCTTTTGATGACATATAGGAATGACGATAGATCTTCAATGATAAAACAAGCTGTAACCAACCTTTTTGCAAATAACATTGTTAAAAAAGGGGATATTGTTGTATCAATTTTAGGTATTCCAAAAGTAACTGGCGGTACTGACACCATATCCATCTTTGAAGTAAACGAATACCCACAAATCCTCAAATATTATGATTACATCTCATCGATTGAAAAAACAAAAGGAAAAGTTATTAATGAAGTTTTAAACCTGTGTATGGAACTTGCAGTTGAAGGTAGAGAAGGAACTCCTGTTGGTTCAATATTTGTAATTGGTGATTCGGATAGAGTTTTAAAAATGTCATCCCAATTAATTTTAAACCCTTTTGAAGGCCACGAATCATTTATATTTGATAAACAGGTCAAAGGGACGGTTAAAGAATTATCAACAATCGATGGGGCATTCGTAATTGGTGAAAAAGGAGAAGTTCTCTGTGCAGGCCGGTATATAAGCTGCAGCGGTGGAAATATTGAACTACCACTGGGTCTTGGTGCACGACACCATGCTGCTGCAACCATTTCAAAATATACTGGTGCAATTGCAATTACGATTTCAGAAAGCGGTGGAGTCATAAGAATTTTTAAAAATGGAGAAATATTATCCGAAATAAAGCCTAAAAAATTAAGTAACACGTCAGAATACTCTTATTAA